The Podospora pseudocomata strain CBS 415.72m chromosome 1 map unlocalized CBS415.72m_1, whole genome shotgun sequence genome has a segment encoding these proteins:
- a CDS encoding uncharacterized protein (EggNog:ENOG503P2IZ), which translates to MGSAPAVYAHTAEHEDDPYGEQDGYIKATDFSLPYYSEFSRIYAQTVSQGLLRHVNCGYLSTEGIAPTLLALKQHAQSLCILIQQLNPTTGISEIGDGSLRRAGAGSSDPLTLKANLNDAFDFLSDLSTPYTNDDTNHQIPLTALLNEVRARDELKGVSYHCPFADAPKPRNPGENLKPYATHQNLVLHANACLERLDHEFSTTGGLLSILPTDQEGRENLNHARNTLLGQWLTYTQHLVGRMHELERSYNNALDALAGEALIPSQHLSVVGPTGASEGRSIVYPQDKYVLVNAGDDIFQYLHSILDKQETLLQAQDTINKSNGAVGEVAIVSSEGTELYTQGIVYVDIPSRFYRLAGQGRNTLFVIPAHNVHPATAHTRLLESQPTVVQAIAPTDPARVTVLEKRYTERIAKAEQDAIDVHRLEAENEKMERELRTFIAEHKRLARVRDELMSTVDAKDRVKINKLFKNQENIEQLKDQLKNARDQANKSKEEAQKARADVAAAKAEAERYKQTCFAWDEYVKSLSTQKPADDQEDTIADMSATLIGQDDSQLEKEKEGDGGIL; encoded by the coding sequence ATGGGATCTGCACCGGCAGTCTACGCCCATACGGCAGAGCACGAGGACGACCCCTATGGAGAACAAGACGGCTACATCAAGGCTACCGATTTTTCCCTGCCTTACTACTCCGAGTTCTCGCGAATCTATGCGCAGACGGTCAGTCAGGGTCTGCTCCGTCACGTCAACTGTGGTTATCTGTCCACCGAGGGAATTGCTCCAACACTTCTCGCCCTCAAGCAGCATGCTCAGTCACTGtgcatcctcatccagcaaCTGAACCCGACAACTGGCATCTCCGAGATTGGAGACGGCAGCCTCCGCAGGGCCGGAGCTGGCAGCAGTGATCCTCTTACGCTCAAAGCCAATCTCAATGACGCGTTTGACTTTCTCTCCGACTTgagcaccccctacaccaaCGATGATACAAATCATCAGATTCCCCTGACGGCCCTTTTGAACGAGGTGCGCGCCCGCGATGAACTTAAAGGCGTCTCGTATCATTGCCCCTTTGCCGATGCCCCCAAGCCGAGAAACCCCGGGGAGAACCTAAAGCCGTATGCCACCCATCAGAACCTCGTTCTGCACGCCAACGCCTGCTTGGAAAGACTGGACCACGAGTTCAGCACCACCGGGGGGCTGCTCAGCATCTTGCCGACGGACCAGGAGGGCAGGGAGAACCTCAACCATGCTCGCAATACCCTCCTAGGTCAGTGGCTGACGTACACGCAGCATCTCGTTGGTCGGATGCACGAGCTCGAGAGGTCCTACAACAATGCTCTTGACGCCCTGGCGGGCGAAGCCCTAATCCCGAGTCAGCACCTTTCTGTTGTTGGCCCTACCGGCGCGAGTGAGGGACGCTCCATCGTCTATCCACAAGACAAGTACGTGCTTGTCAATGCCGGTGACGACATCTTCCAGTACCTCCACTCGATCCTCGACAAGCAGGAGACCCTCCTGCAAGCGCAGgacaccatcaacaagtcAAACGGAGCGGTGGGTGAGGTCGCCATAGTGTCGAGCGAGGGTACGGAGTTGTACACCCAGGGCATCGTCTACGTCGACATCCCGTCGCGATTCTACCGTCTGGCCGGGCAGGGCAGAAATACCCTCTTCGTGATTCCCGCGCACAATGTCCACCCCGCCACGGCGCACACGAGATTGCTCGAGTCCCAGCCTACGGTTGTGCAGGCCATCGCGCCGACGGACCCGGCCCGCGTGACGGTGTTGGAGAAGCGGTACACGGAGCGCATTGCCAAGGCGGAGCAGGACGCCATCGACGTCCACCGGCTCGAGGCCGAAAACgaaaagatggagagggagctcAGGACGTTCATTGCCGAGCACAAGAGGCTCGCCAGGGTGCGCGATGAGCTCATGAGCACCGTGGATGCCAAGGACAgggtcaagatcaacaagctcTTCAAGAACCAGGAGAATATCGAACAGCTCAAGGACCAGCTCAAGAATGCGCGCGACCAGGCGAACAagagcaaggaggaggctcaAAAGGCCAGGGCTGACGTCGCGGCAGCCAAGGCCGAGGCTGAGAGGTATAAGCAGACTTGCTTTGCGTGGGATGAATATGTCAAGAGCCTCTCGACGCAAAAGCCGGCGGATGATCAAGAAGACACGATCGCGGACATGTCGGCAACGCTGATTGGACAAGACGATAGTCAGCttgagaaagagaaagagggagatggtgggattCTGTGA
- a CDS encoding uncharacterized protein (EggNog:ENOG503NU0Q): MAGPRRLGSRTRWTATALVFSTLASAQLPYIPTTILLPPPDKNGHPIGAAYIFTPTKDDSAVELLSLNLSSLTTTVLSTPPITGAFTPTIFANGTLGIFAGDCSSQSDGFLWTWSPDSASSTPPRWHPHPQPSLAPFHLGSTISFSLQLAPAVSPPTLYLYGGMCPFTNLSDPIPYDSQQSSAIYSNSMFRLPLSSSSTTSSQEGEYLSSPGPPIPNAGFTLTALQPSLSNRTTASGERALTQQNGWVLLGGHTQQAFINMSTAAVWSLPEETWSFIPIHGDKKVDSRSGHTTVLSEDGTKLVIYGGWVGDTGQRAEPEVVVVDMGLGGLGDWAWADGEGVKGSGEGEGRYGHGAAVLPGDVMVVYGGWMIGGDEMKKKRQNGDGEGLRFLDLKRMEWVDEYVLPNPSSSSVGSGQGGEGSEGSGSGDDGQGEGGDETKKTQIGLGVGLGVGFLVLFSVAGFIFWRRRQQQTRSRNDALRDLSQGINGSLPRGITSDDNDDEMLEREHGLMLPWTAASAREWYIGGGDPYSQGRKSLAYEGLRGGVRKTGGSLYMPPPPPPSAKNARGLYQPTNKSTSYEFGPGGGAGRSNLISPIYEADEDDEGDLGQQSRHRNLGRASPEKPRDSSEDDDPFLTPTAATTPIGGLFPPPSISSRSGGSSPERKPPAPAPPPQPQDPEVQNWQNDVDVADAVLAARIGRSKSIAAKTPPRLYLGHQNSVTGTRSPTRGPDTPTLLIEERTGSNLSEASAFSFVPGAERQQLRVATAAGEAKPSSSGSGGSSSSAPTFSTARSSFPVLQSEGPGLLHGGRQAETYDDGQGGYEIYNYDGYKDEEDADYVYVPGSPSKSKPPQRRSWLGSIRRVFEKGTPESSATGGSREDLSSPGGQLEAGTGMDGGLVRRQGTLHRRKQNRQSWGGEETQDGEWDVERAVEQRLVQVMFTVPKERLRVVNAEIEQEGEVGEVVREGDREFDAGYYDTWDTDGPPAPTQQDKGKGKLPEIELLRPPEGEEAEERDRKRESVAGSITTTHTMGISPSTSLRQAEIKTEGLHTAEAVRYERLEVNPGVSLSPTTMTPERVMRPKKSRSRVLEMVESIETKSSRSSLRGGEEDEVTPKKG, from the coding sequence ATGGCGGGACCTCGCCGCCTCGGGTCCAGGACAAGATGGACGGCAACAGCACTCGTATTTTCCACGCTGGCTTCGGCGCAACTTCCATACATTCCAACAACGattcttctcccaccaccagacaaGAATGGGCATCCCATCGGCGCAGCTTACATCTTCACGCCCACCAAAGACGATAGCGCCGTCGAGCTCTTGTCACTGAACCTTTCATCTCTCACCACAACAGTGTTAtccaccccccccatcaccggcgCCTTCACGCCGACTATCTTCGCCAACGGCACCTTGGGTATTTTCGCCGGCGACTGCTCCTCCCAGTCCGATGGCTTCCTCTGGACATGGTCCCCAGactcagcatcatcaacccctccccgatggcacccccacccccaaccctctcttGCGCCCTTCCACCTGGGAAGTACAAtttccttttccctccaGCTAGCTCCTGCTGTCTCCCCGCCGACCCTTTACCTGTACGGGGGTATGTGtcccttcaccaacctctccgacCCCATCCCTTACGACAGCCAGCAATCCTCAGCCATCTACTCCAACTCCATGTtccgcctccccctttcatcctcctcaaccacctcctcccaagaaGGGGAatacctctcctcccccggcccccccatcccaaacgCGGGGTTCACCCTCACCGCCCTGCagccctccctctccaaccggACCACCGCGTCTGGAGAACGAGCCCTGACCCAGCAAAACGGCTGGGTTTTGCTTGGTGGACACACCCAACAAGCATTTATCAACATGAGCACCGCTGCAGTCTGGTCACTGCCTGAAGAAACGTGGAGTTTTATCCCTATTCACGGAGACAAGAAAGTGGACAGTCGGAGCGGGCACACTACTGTTTTGAGTGAGGATGGGACGAAGCTGGTGATTTAtggagggtgggtgggggaTACGGGGCAGAGGGCGGagccggaggtggtggtggtggatatggggttgggggggttgggggattggGCTTGGgcggatggagagggagtaaAAGGAAGtggcgagggggaagggagataCGGGCATGGGGCTGCGGTGCTGCCGGGGGATGTTATGGTTGTTTATGGGGGCTGGATGATCGGtggggatgagatgaagaaaaagagacagaacggggatggggaggggttgaggtttttggatttgaagaggatggagtgGGTTGATGAGTATGTACTTCCAAACCCGAGTTCGAGTTCGGTGGGGAGTGGgcagggaggtgagggaagCGAGGGGAGCGGATCTGGCGACGACGGccagggagaagggggtgacgagaccaagaagacgcagattggtcttggtgttggaCTGGGTGTTGGGTTTCTGGTCTTGTTTTCGGTGGCTGGGTTCATTTTTTGGCGTCGGCGCCAACAGCAAACTCGCTCTCGAAACGATGCCCTCCGGGATTTGTCACAGGGTATCAATGGTTCCCTCCCGAGGGGGATTACGTCGGATGATAATGACGACGAGATGCTTGAGCGGGAACACGGGTTGATGCTCCCTTGGACTGCGGCTTCGGCTAGGGAATGGTACATTGGTGGCGGCGACCCCTATTCTCAAGGGCGAAAGTCACTAGCTTACGAGGGTTTGCGAGGTGGCGTCAGAAAGACCGGGGGCTCTTTGTatatgccaccaccaccaccaccctcggcgAAGAACGCGAGAGGTTTATACCAGCCCACAAACAAGTCGACATCGTACGAATTTGGgcccggaggaggagcaggccggTCAAATCTCATCTCACCGATTTACGAagccgacgaggacgacgagggcgacCTCGGCCAGCAATCCCGGCACCGTAACCTTGGCCGTGCGAGCCCAGAAAAGCCACGGGACTCGTCCGAGGATGACGACCCGTTCTTGACGCCgacagcagccaccacccccatcggCGGCCTCTTCCCCCCACCGAGCATCAGCTCCCGAAGCGGCGGCTCCAGCCCcgagcgcaaaccaccagcaccagcaccacctccgcaACCTCAAGATCCAGAGGTGCAAAACTGGCAAAACGACGTTGATGTCGCCGACGCAGTACTCGCCGCTAGAATCGGGAGAAGCAAGTCCATCGCGGCAAAGACGCCCCCGAGGTTGTATCTGGGCCATCAGAATAGCGTTACTGGCACCCGGTCACCAACCAGAGGGCCCGATACGCCTACTCTCTTGATTGAGGAACGGACAGGAAGTAACCTGTCTGAAGCGAGCGCATTCTCGTTTGTTCCTGGTGCGGAGAGACAGCAATTGAGGGTTGCCACGGCCGCTGGGGAGGCCAAGCCATCCAGCAGTGGCAGTGGAggcagctcctcctctgcgCCGACGTTTAGCACCGCGAGGTCTAGTTTTCCTGTTTTGCAGAGCGAAGGCCCGGGGCTGCTGCACGGCGGTCGGCAGGCTGAGACGTATGATGACGGGCAGGGCGGGTATGAGATTTACAATTATGACGGGTAcaaagacgaggaggatgccgatTATGTTTACGTGCCCGGGAGTCCTTCGAAATCAAAACCTCCGCAGCGGAGGTCGTGGTTGGGGAGCATAAGGCGGGTGTTTGAGAAGGGGACGCCGGAGTCGTCGGCGACGGGGGGGAGCAGAGAGGATCTGAGCAGCCCGGGAGGGCAGCTGGAGGCCGGCACGGGGATGGATGGCGGGTTGGTTCGGAGGCAGGGGACGCTGCATAGACGGAAGCAGAACCGGCAGAGCTGGGGTGGGGAAGAGACGCAGGAcggggagtgggatgttGAGCGGGCGGTGGAGCAGAGGTTGGTGCAGGTCATGTTTACTGTCCCaaaggagaggttgagggtggtgaatgCGGAGATTGagcaggaaggggaggtgggggaggtggtgagggagggggataggGAGTTTGACGCCGGGTACTATGATACTTGGGATACGGATGGGCCGCCTGCTCCGACACAGCAGGACAAGGGGAAGGGCAAGCTGCCCGAGATTGAGCTGTTACGGCCAccagagggggaggaagccgaggagaGAGACAGGAAGAGGGAGTCAGTCGCGGGCAGTATCACGACCACGCATACGATGGGGATATCACCTTCCACGTCTTTGCGTCAGGCGGAGATCAAGACCGAGGGGTTGCACACTGCCGAGGCGGTTAGGTatgagaggttggaggtgaaCCCTGGGGTGAGCCTGAGTCCCACGACCATGACACCAGAGAGAGTCATGCGACCCAAGaagtcgaggtcgagggtattggagatggtggagagcaTCGAAACGAagagctcgagaagctcgctgagagggggtgaagaggacgaggtgaCGCCCAAAAAGGGGTGA
- a CDS encoding uncharacterized protein (COG:S; EggNog:ENOG503P1PK) has product MGQPLTALVWAFFGIVALLSSRSQATPSIPMEYCARYNTGLKFDPFVSDFQSMGRCRINCTDLNFAFAILLEKKCWCSSTVPNKADQNDISDCSFPCPGYPDDICGGKGPVYGYLEIAQFKPTATAPPAPFSTTRQPSKTASPDQVVTSEPGGAVETVTVGGVVKTVTAAFPQATGGTVPSSSSGLQAGAVAGIAVGIIGGLSVLGLFVWLLWKKRRQEEQQGFISPMRGGSASGMGSMRSKAPQVTEQPLTWEAKRRSQLMPIDPRLDPFYVRDPNRSRDSVNSLQDNHDYSRRLDAPRVLRATNPDPDY; this is encoded by the exons ATGGGGCAACCACTAACCGCCCTTGTCTGGGCTTTCTTTGGCATCGTTGCTCTGCTATCCAGCCGCTCTCAGGCAACGCCCTCTATCCCAATGGAGTATTGTGCCAGATACAACACTGGTCTCAAGTTTGACCCAT TTGTCAGCGACTTCCAGAGCATGGGTCGTTGCAGAATAAACTGCACGGATCTGAACTTTGCTTTCGCAATTTTGCTCGAGAAAAAGTGCTGGTGCTCAAGCACCGTCCCTAACAAGGCCGATCAGAACGACATCTCGGACTGCAGTTTTCCATGCCCGGGCTATCCCGACGATATTTGCGGTGGAAAGGGTCCTGTGTATGGGTATCTTGAGATTGCCCAGTTCAAGCCTACAGCAACAGCGCCGCCAGCCCCATTTTCCACCACCCGACAGCCGTCCAAAACAGCATCC CCTGATCAAGTCGTCACGTCGGAACCGGGTGGCGCAGTGGAGACAGTAACCGTTGGAGGCGTTGTCAAAACTGTGACGGCGGCCTTTCCCCAAGCCACCGGCGGGACGGTGCCAAGTTCTAGCAGTGGCCTGCAGGCCGGAGCCGTTGCCGGCATTGCCGTAGGCATCATCGGTGGCCTGTCGGTTCTTGGACTGTTCGTCTGGCTcttgtggaagaagaggagacaAGAAGAGCAGCAGGGATTTATCTCACCCATGAGAGGTGGTAGTGCTTCGGGCATGGGCTCTATGCGGTCAAAAGCCCCTCAAGTGACGGAGCAGCCATTAACATGGGAGGCCAAACGTCGAAGCCAGCTCATGCCCATTGACCCGCGACTCGACCCGTTCTACGTACGCGATCCGAACCGAAGCCGCGACAGCGTCAACTCCCTACAAGACAACCACGACTATTCCAGACGACTTGATGCGCCACGAGTGCTGAGAGCCACCAATCCAGACCCCGATTATTAG